One genomic region from Sphingobacterium sp. UGAL515B_05 encodes:
- a CDS encoding DEAD/DEAH box helicase family protein — translation MTEYPKAIKFKYTWRKYQLRVLEELQAHLKDRHLHVVAPPGSGKTVLGLEVAIRINKPTLILAPTRAIRNQWIQRFCELFLQMDIVPDWISRDIRNPKFMTVVTYQGLHAACNDQGAPELGSNLDLILRGLKSQKIGTIVVDEAHHLKNEWWHTLTYIKKKLDPTVVGLTATPPYDVTPTEWQRYMDLNGPIDAEISVPELVIEGDLCPHQDYIYFTNPSQKERQFIADYRDSMLKLFKEISRDKMILQAVQNHPIWLNPMGDLDWVYNNLKYYSACLIFLHANQIPIPDLHMEIIGGKDFQIPRLDYEWLEILLEFYLYQEKAHFNAFTEHRNILVNRLQRHGAMERKQVNFSQNSRVRQYLTSSISKMDAITAIVDFEYEKLGKDLRLVVLSDFIRKEFYVTTDHNTLELNKIGVIPIFEKLRRQNKNNKKIAVLTGSMIIIPASIYAAFQTTAAKYGIYDSSANPVPFDVNYLLINQTERLKHDIVHIVTQLFQAGEIEVLLGTKSLLGEGWDAPAINALILASFVGSFVLSNQMRGRAIRAQQSNKDKTANIWHLVCADSTSATGGDDLKLLKRRFKSFVGVSLRQEPEIENGIGRFDLPENIHNVGEISRKNAEMLLFAADRENLRQRWHDALSKGVNLVEEIKIPFAEEQDYQRVKSLYLNKTIRNVLATVGAAWLSFGLDNVQGFFRTLKNMQSLKDFYIYMASLAAVGMLLFGRNTVRSLKLYLKYRDISKDLNQVSFALLSSLIKAHIIRTDRNEVRVETKVDRSGSVYCHLEGGTTYDKSVFINALLEIIEPINNPRYVIVRKNKFAYFVKQEDYHAVPELLARKKQFAEYFSNQWEAHVGNCDLIFTRTITGRKLILKARAKSLAAQLHENVLQVSKWR, via the coding sequence TTGACTGAATACCCTAAAGCAATTAAATTCAAATATACATGGCGCAAGTACCAACTACGGGTACTTGAAGAATTACAGGCGCATCTGAAAGATAGGCATTTACATGTCGTGGCTCCTCCTGGTTCAGGTAAGACTGTTTTAGGTCTTGAAGTCGCTATCCGCATCAATAAACCAACGCTAATTCTCGCACCGACACGTGCAATCCGTAACCAATGGATACAGCGATTCTGTGAACTCTTTCTTCAAATGGATATAGTTCCCGACTGGATCTCTAGAGACATCCGAAATCCAAAATTTATGACCGTAGTAACCTATCAGGGACTACATGCAGCCTGCAATGATCAGGGTGCACCAGAGCTCGGCTCAAACCTTGACCTTATCCTAAGAGGATTGAAATCCCAAAAAATCGGTACGATTGTCGTCGACGAAGCACACCATCTTAAAAATGAGTGGTGGCATACGTTAACTTATATCAAGAAAAAGCTGGATCCGACAGTTGTTGGTCTAACAGCGACTCCACCTTACGATGTCACTCCAACAGAATGGCAGCGCTATATGGATCTCAATGGACCCATAGATGCAGAAATTTCGGTCCCCGAACTTGTTATTGAGGGTGATCTATGTCCACATCAGGATTATATCTATTTCACCAATCCTAGCCAAAAGGAAAGACAGTTTATTGCCGATTATAGGGATAGCATGCTTAAGCTATTTAAGGAAATAAGCCGTGACAAAATGATACTTCAGGCTGTTCAAAATCATCCAATATGGCTAAACCCGATGGGCGATCTCGACTGGGTCTATAATAACTTAAAATATTACTCGGCATGCTTAATTTTTCTCCATGCCAACCAAATTCCAATTCCCGATCTTCATATGGAGATTATCGGTGGCAAAGATTTTCAAATACCTCGTCTGGATTATGAATGGCTCGAAATTCTACTTGAATTTTATCTCTATCAGGAAAAGGCACATTTCAATGCATTTACAGAACATCGAAACATACTAGTAAATAGATTACAAAGACATGGTGCTATGGAAAGAAAGCAGGTTAATTTTTCCCAAAATAGCCGTGTTCGACAATATTTGACATCCAGTATCAGTAAAATGGATGCTATTACAGCGATTGTAGATTTTGAATATGAAAAATTGGGTAAAGACCTGCGATTGGTAGTCCTTTCAGATTTCATCCGAAAAGAATTCTATGTAACCACCGACCACAATACGCTTGAGTTGAACAAAATAGGTGTTATACCTATTTTCGAAAAATTAAGACGGCAAAATAAGAATAATAAGAAAATCGCTGTGCTTACAGGATCTATGATCATTATTCCGGCGAGCATTTACGCTGCATTTCAAACCACCGCTGCCAAGTATGGCATTTATGACAGCTCTGCGAACCCTGTTCCTTTTGATGTAAATTACCTTTTAATAAACCAGACAGAGCGTCTTAAACACGATATCGTTCACATTGTCACACAGCTATTCCAAGCTGGAGAAATTGAAGTCTTACTAGGGACCAAGTCATTGCTAGGCGAAGGCTGGGACGCTCCGGCAATCAATGCACTGATTTTAGCGAGCTTTGTCGGCTCTTTTGTACTTTCCAATCAGATGCGTGGTCGGGCTATCAGAGCCCAACAGAGCAATAAGGACAAAACGGCAAATATCTGGCACTTGGTATGTGCAGACTCCACTTCCGCAACGGGTGGTGATGACCTCAAATTATTAAAACGACGGTTCAAAAGTTTTGTCGGCGTCTCGCTGCGACAAGAACCTGAAATCGAAAATGGTATAGGCCGTTTTGATCTACCCGAAAACATACACAACGTCGGGGAAATTTCACGGAAAAATGCGGAAATGCTGCTATTTGCTGCCGACCGGGAGAACCTCAGACAGCGGTGGCATGATGCGCTTAGCAAAGGAGTGAATCTCGTCGAGGAGATCAAGATACCTTTTGCGGAAGAACAAGATTATCAACGTGTAAAATCATTGTATCTCAACAAAACAATTAGAAACGTACTCGCGACAGTGGGCGCTGCTTGGCTTAGTTTTGGACTTGACAATGTGCAGGGATTTTTTAGAACATTAAAAAATATGCAAAGCCTAAAAGATTTTTATATTTACATGGCTAGCTTGGCCGCAGTCGGAATGCTGCTTTTCGGTAGAAATACGGTCAGATCACTCAAACTTTATTTGAAATACCGAGATATTTCCAAAGATCTTAACCAAGTAAGTTTCGCGCTCTTAAGTAGCTTGATAAAAGCTCATATCATACGGACCGATCGAAACGAAGTGCGTGTGGAGACGAAAGTTGATCGCTCAGGTTCCGTTTACTGCCATTTAGAAGGGGGCACAACATACGACAAATCTGTATTTATCAATGCACTACTAGAGATTATTGAACCGATCAATAATCCGCGTTATGTGATTGTCAGGAAAAATAAATTTGCATATTTTGTTAAGCAGGAAGATTATCATGCTGTTCCGGAACTGTTGGCACGCAAGAAACAATTCGCTGAATATTTTAGCAACCAGTGGGAAGCACACGTAGGGAATTGTGATTTAATCTTTACCCGAACAATTACTGGCAGAAAATTGATCTTAAAAGCACGGGCGAAATCATTAGCGGCACAACTGCATGAAAACGTACTACAGGTAAGTAAATGGCGGTGA
- a CDS encoding SMI1/KNR4 family protein, protein MLNNTFNLQIEGTPSEFGDQSILENFKFPNGKAFPKSYKSFVKNYGYGLALGEFHIYIPMGNYGDSLTVRSDEIRSTYIDDVKNNDIWFEIGPDCSLPILKRLFPFASSDNGYYLFWDYEIDAAGELDIYITDFKGTGFRKAGKSIDELISNLTGGSIKEFLPFCSHPLPRTFKCLKKVE, encoded by the coding sequence ATGCTAAATAATACCTTTAATCTACAAATAGAAGGTACACCTTCTGAATTTGGGGATCAGTCAATTCTCGAGAATTTTAAATTCCCAAATGGAAAAGCTTTTCCTAAATCATACAAATCCTTTGTAAAAAACTATGGATACGGGTTAGCATTAGGTGAATTTCATATCTATATTCCGATGGGCAACTATGGAGATTCATTAACTGTTAGATCCGATGAAATTAGAAGTACCTATATTGATGATGTTAAAAATAATGATATCTGGTTTGAAATAGGTCCTGACTGTTCGCTGCCAATCTTAAAGCGATTGTTTCCCTTCGCTTCCAGCGACAATGGCTACTATCTCTTTTGGGACTATGAAATTGATGCAGCGGGCGAACTGGATATCTATATAACAGATTTTAAAGGTACAGGATTTAGAAAAGCTGGCAAATCAATCGATGAACTCATTAGTAATTTAACTGGCGGTTCTATTAAAGAATTTCTCCCATTCTGCAGCCATCCACTACCGCGGACTTTCAAATGTTTAAAGAAAGTTGAATGA
- a CDS encoding glutathione peroxidase yields the protein MLFIILFIVAVVAAGVAYYLFTNGNVKVDMALKSATLYGFKVKGLDGSSIDFAQFKGKKILVVNTASKCGFTPQYEGLERLYKRFSDKLVIIGFPSNDFLDQEPGKDAEIAAFCQRNYGVTFPMAAKIDVKGKRQAPIYQWLTNKSLNGVESSAVMWNFQKYLIDENGRLMKHFSPKTDPEDPAIVALLE from the coding sequence ATGCTCTTTATAATTTTATTCATTGTGGCGGTAGTCGCCGCAGGTGTGGCCTATTATTTATTCACCAATGGTAACGTTAAAGTAGATATGGCCTTGAAATCAGCTACCCTATATGGATTTAAAGTTAAGGGGCTGGATGGCTCGTCCATCGATTTCGCGCAATTTAAAGGTAAAAAGATACTCGTTGTAAACACCGCTTCTAAATGTGGATTTACACCTCAGTACGAGGGACTTGAACGCTTATATAAAAGATTCAGTGATAAGTTGGTTATTATAGGTTTTCCTTCGAATGATTTTTTAGACCAAGAACCTGGTAAGGATGCCGAAATAGCTGCTTTTTGTCAACGGAATTACGGCGTAACTTTTCCGATGGCAGCAAAGATTGATGTTAAAGGAAAGCGACAGGCGCCTATTTATCAGTGGTTGACCAACAAAAGCTTGAACGGTGTAGAAAGTTCTGCTGTCATGTGGAATTTTCAGAAATATCTAATCGATGAAAATGGCAGGCTTATGAAGCATTTTTCTCCAAAAACAGATCCCGAGGACCCGGCAATTGTAGCGCTGCTCGAGTAA
- a CDS encoding glycoside hydrolase family 71/99-like protein, with translation MSIKQQKKVCIIFLLIALMMSCSKSEKKIEESIPKEEAKKANGNNGLSATGDVVGQITVGYQGWFSCAGDNSPMGTHWWHWTEAWQQTPTQGNFHIPSWPDNSEYQKKYNTNLPALGNGSPASLFSSFDDQTVNVQFKWMKDYGIHTAALQRFNPTGIEGPIRNAITAKVKTAAEQHGVKFYIMYDVSAWVNMQTEIKNDWLNLMKQYTQSPAYAKQNGKPVIGIWGFGFNDNNHPWSAAVCLEVIQWFRDQGCYVMGGTPTHWRLAQTGGDSRQGYIDVYKSFDMLSPWMVGRIGTIADVDHYAQHIQNADLQFCNLNNIDYQPCVLPGSLQEGQRKHGDFMWRQFYNLTALGVKSMYVSMFDEYNESNQIAKTAATQQDVPVGLGIKSMDEDGIPCSSDYYLRITMDGGKMLKGQIVLSPNRPTSPQ, from the coding sequence ATGAGTATTAAACAGCAAAAAAAAGTATGTATAATCTTCTTGTTGATCGCTTTGATGATGTCCTGTTCAAAGAGCGAAAAGAAGATTGAAGAATCTATCCCGAAAGAGGAGGCCAAAAAAGCGAATGGCAACAATGGACTTTCCGCGACAGGCGATGTTGTTGGACAGATTACCGTTGGATACCAGGGCTGGTTTTCCTGCGCTGGTGATAATTCTCCGATGGGAACACATTGGTGGCACTGGACTGAGGCTTGGCAGCAGACGCCGACTCAGGGTAATTTCCATATTCCTTCTTGGCCTGACAACAGCGAATACCAAAAAAAATACAACACCAATTTACCGGCTTTGGGCAATGGTTCGCCTGCGTCTTTGTTTTCTTCATTTGACGATCAGACCGTCAATGTCCAATTTAAATGGATGAAAGATTACGGGATCCACACGGCGGCATTGCAGCGATTTAATCCCACGGGGATAGAAGGTCCCATTCGTAATGCCATTACGGCTAAAGTTAAAACTGCCGCAGAGCAACATGGTGTGAAATTCTATATCATGTATGATGTGTCAGCCTGGGTTAATATGCAGACTGAGATAAAAAATGATTGGCTAAATCTGATGAAACAATATACTCAGTCTCCTGCCTATGCCAAACAGAACGGCAAGCCTGTGATCGGTATCTGGGGATTCGGTTTTAATGACAATAACCATCCCTGGTCAGCAGCCGTCTGCCTGGAGGTGATTCAGTGGTTTCGCGATCAAGGTTGTTATGTTATGGGCGGTACGCCAACACACTGGAGGTTGGCACAAACAGGAGGAGATTCGAGACAGGGCTATATCGATGTCTACAAATCATTTGATATGTTGTCACCTTGGATGGTAGGCCGCATCGGAACCATTGCAGACGTGGATCATTATGCGCAGCATATCCAAAATGCTGATCTACAGTTTTGCAATTTAAATAACATCGACTATCAGCCCTGTGTATTGCCGGGGTCACTGCAGGAGGGGCAACGAAAACATGGTGATTTTATGTGGCGACAATTCTATAATTTGACCGCGCTTGGTGTCAAGAGTATGTATGTGTCCATGTTTGATGAGTACAACGAATCCAATCAGATAGCAAAGACTGCTGCAACCCAACAGGATGTTCCTGTTGGGCTGGGGATTAAATCCATGGATGAAGATGGGATTCCTTGTTCTTCAGATTATTATCTCCGGATTACAATGGACGGTGGAAAGATGTTAAAAGGACAGATAGTGCTAAGCCCAAATAGACCAACATCCCCTCAATAA